In one Marispirochaeta aestuarii genomic region, the following are encoded:
- a CDS encoding NAD(P)/FAD-dependent oxidoreductase codes for MQPQRDLIIVGAGAAGLSAAVYALEERLDTLVIEEMAAGGQSLVVNELINYPGFPNPVSGVDFSMRMEMQARNLGVEILNTSVISLERNGSGFVMETAKGTMEARAIILATGSKPKQLEVPGEKEFSGRGVSYCATCDGPFFKNRRITVVGSGDSACDEALYLSGLSERISIVHRGETMSARLGLVEKVEKNPHIRRFPYSEIIRIQGQQKLHSVTLKDEKTGEICEHETDALFVFIGSVPRTELAMGARKDRHGKLLTNEKMETSIPGLFAAGEVRNTPFRQIVVAAGEGAVAARSAAEYIDSRALH; via the coding sequence ATGCAGCCCCAGCGAGACCTCATAATAGTTGGCGCAGGAGCAGCGGGATTGAGCGCAGCTGTATATGCCCTGGAAGAACGTCTGGACACTCTGGTAATAGAGGAAATGGCCGCCGGGGGACAATCACTGGTAGTAAACGAACTTATCAATTATCCCGGATTCCCGAACCCGGTAAGCGGGGTCGACTTTTCCATGCGAATGGAGATGCAGGCCCGTAACCTTGGGGTGGAGATCCTCAATACCAGCGTCATTTCCCTTGAGCGTAATGGTTCCGGCTTTGTTATGGAGACCGCAAAAGGAACAATGGAGGCAAGGGCCATAATTCTCGCCACCGGTTCGAAACCAAAGCAGCTTGAGGTGCCCGGGGAAAAGGAGTTCTCCGGCAGGGGAGTCTCCTACTGTGCCACCTGTGACGGTCCTTTCTTTAAAAACAGACGTATAACAGTAGTGGGAAGCGGTGATTCTGCCTGCGACGAAGCCCTGTACCTCTCGGGTCTTTCTGAGAGAATCAGTATCGTTCACCGGGGAGAAACCATGAGCGCCCGTTTGGGTCTTGTTGAAAAGGTAGAAAAGAACCCCCATATACGGCGCTTTCCGTACAGTGAGATAATCAGAATACAGGGACAGCAGAAGCTGCATTCCGTCACTCTCAAGGATGAGAAAACAGGCGAAATCTGTGAGCATGAAACGGACGCCCTCTTTGTTTTTATAGGTTCTGTTCCCCGCACCGAACTTGCCATGGGTGCCAGAAAAGATCGTCATGGCAAGCTGCTTACCAACGAAAAGATGGAAACAAGTATTCCAGGACTCTTTGCTGCCGGAGAAGTACGCAACACGCCGTTCCGTCAGATAGTTGTTGCCGCCGGAGAAGGTGCTGTGGCAGCCAGGAGCGCCGCCGAGTATATTGATTCCAGGGCTCTGCACTGA
- a CDS encoding glycoside hydrolase family 3 protein translates to MIFSKRLAFLLVLALLTPGIHGAQAETVSWQDRDLGKSQAFSMASSMSDEELLGQVFMIGFKGPGADSTILRWIREKHIGGVKIFGWNGEDLKVLAGAAGTMQQTAAESGQGIPLFIATDQEGGWVRHVKGETSITPGNMGIAAGGLPYDAYRTGKLIGAELRALGINMNFAPTVDVYVNPEAHVIGPRSFSSNPSTVAVMAQAYYHGMRSEGIISTAKHFPGHGNADEDSHGFLPIINDDIETLMERDLLPYRMLIPEGLPAIMTGHLAFPALTGDATPASLSKKLIHDLLRLRLGFNGLVITDDLRMSGAQQGGESIPQAAEAALRAGNDMIMISLDSRLHQRVWDHLHRVLETDPDFREILRNAVTRILTIKEEYLNRPWSVPLEPDPTILDKAIPADTEYLFQQACRAITAVADKSLPLDPSAKILLAGQLGGFFREGKRRFPASDSFDFAYTPFYSAPPGAVEGIISRAGRYEYLVFLLATPGSAEVLSEVVRKAPELKPRIVIISVLTPVYLFSMDWVDTALAAYGTGDESFAAAFAALAGEFIPRGKLPVSKASFGE, encoded by the coding sequence ATGATATTCTCGAAGAGACTGGCATTTCTGCTTGTTCTCGCGTTGCTTACCCCTGGTATTCACGGGGCACAGGCGGAAACCGTCTCCTGGCAGGACAGGGATTTAGGGAAATCCCAGGCTTTTTCCATGGCCTCATCCATGAGCGACGAAGAACTCCTGGGTCAGGTTTTCATGATAGGCTTCAAGGGACCCGGGGCGGATTCCACAATTCTTAGGTGGATCCGGGAGAAACATATCGGCGGGGTCAAGATCTTCGGATGGAACGGCGAGGACCTCAAGGTCCTTGCAGGGGCTGCGGGAACCATGCAGCAAACAGCGGCGGAGAGCGGCCAGGGAATTCCCCTCTTTATTGCCACTGACCAGGAAGGGGGGTGGGTACGCCACGTCAAGGGAGAAACCTCCATTACCCCGGGCAATATGGGAATTGCTGCCGGGGGACTCCCCTACGATGCATACCGGACGGGAAAACTCATCGGGGCGGAGCTCAGGGCCCTGGGAATCAACATGAATTTCGCTCCCACCGTGGATGTCTATGTCAATCCGGAGGCCCACGTTATAGGTCCCAGATCTTTTTCCTCGAACCCCTCAACCGTAGCTGTTATGGCCCAGGCCTACTATCACGGTATGCGTTCGGAGGGAATCATATCCACGGCCAAACATTTCCCCGGACACGGAAACGCCGATGAGGACTCCCACGGATTCCTTCCAATAATTAACGACGATATCGAGACCCTCATGGAGCGGGACCTTCTGCCTTACAGGATGCTCATTCCCGAAGGGCTGCCCGCGATAATGACCGGACACCTTGCTTTTCCGGCGCTTACCGGTGACGCTACACCTGCTTCACTATCGAAAAAGCTCATCCATGACCTGCTTCGTCTGCGTCTCGGCTTCAACGGACTTGTTATTACCGACGACCTGAGGATGAGCGGGGCTCAGCAGGGGGGTGAAAGCATTCCCCAGGCGGCGGAGGCTGCCCTGCGTGCCGGAAACGACATGATCATGATCTCCCTGGATTCCCGCCTGCATCAAAGGGTATGGGACCATCTTCACCGGGTACTTGAGACGGATCCCGATTTCCGCGAGATCCTCAGGAACGCGGTTACCAGGATTCTCACGATCAAGGAAGAATACCTGAACCGCCCCTGGTCGGTACCTCTGGAACCTGACCCCACGATCCTGGACAAGGCAATTCCCGCGGATACGGAGTATCTTTTTCAGCAGGCCTGCAGGGCAATCACGGCGGTGGCAGATAAGAGTCTGCCCCTGGATCCTTCCGCGAAGATCCTTCTTGCAGGTCAGCTCGGGGGATTTTTCCGGGAGGGGAAACGGCGCTTTCCCGCTTCCGACAGCTTCGACTTCGCCTATACCCCCTTCTATTCCGCTCCCCCTGGAGCGGTGGAAGGAATAATCAGCCGGGCAGGCCGTTACGAGTACCTGGTGTTTCTTCTTGCAACGCCGGGGAGCGCGGAGGTTCTCAGCGAAGTTGTTCGAAAGGCCCCTGAACTGAAACCCCGCATTGTGATCATCTCCGTACTTACCCCGGTTTATCTTTTTTCCATGGACTGGGTTGATACCGCCCTCGCCGCCTATGGCACCGGGGATGAATCCTTCGCTGCCGCCTTTGCCGCCCTTGCCGGGGAGTTTATTCCCAGGGGCAAACTCCCTGTAAGTAAAGCTTCCTTTGGAGAATAA